One genomic segment of Helianthus annuus cultivar XRQ/B chromosome 14, HanXRQr2.0-SUNRISE, whole genome shotgun sequence includes these proteins:
- the LOC110904813 gene encoding uncharacterized protein LOC110904813: protein MSSNHSAPARNLRKTDLGAVIFGATHHTINECLSRHLFGLPEGHYSYIKNIKQGLVLFLFNYSDRKLHGIFEAAGPGQLNIDQYAWVTNEENTGYTRYPAQVKICIRKLCHPLCEEQFQHIIAHNYYESKHFHFELDRDQTGKLVSLFTSSPMNSSFSTKWNNLYSCLPATPKRQEYNAHVSLEVTNLRQPENPNQTSKVSYASVLSRTNTTIAHPSKKCEVEHGQTSYLSGQQTQIEENHEKDDSLETSTNLQPLVAKLIQEFEVMKGYEMKQNVKISRLEQELDTSKQEIQQLRSRVGFLESVSSSIADLVKLVDS from the exons ATGTCTTCCAATCACAGTGCACCCGCGAGAAACTTGAGAAAAACCGATCTTGGTGCTGTTATTTTCGGAGCTACACACCACACAATCAATGAATGTCTTTCTCGTCATTTGTTCG GCTTGCCAGAGGGTCACTATTCATACATAAAGAACATCAAACAAGGGCTTGTCCTATTTCTTTTCAATTACAGTGATCGCAAACTTCATGGGATATTTGAGGCTGCAGGTCCCGGTCAACTAAACATTGACCAGTATGCATGGGTCACTAATGAAGAAAACACCGGATACACTAGGTATCCTGCACAG GTCAAGATCTGTATCAGAAAGTTATGTCATCCGTTGTGTGAAGAACAATTTCAACACATTATTGCGCATAACTACTATGAGAGTAAACACTTCCATTTTGAGTTGGATCGTGATCAAACCGGCAAGCTAGTGTCATTATTTACATCGTCGCCAATGAATTCTAGTTTTTCAACAAAGTGGAACAATCTTTACTCCTGTTTGCCCGCAACTCCCAAACGACAAGAATACAACGCTCATGTATCACTAGAAGTGACCAATCTAAGGCAGCCTGAGAACCCGAACCAGACCTCGAAAGTTTCATATGCTTCGGTTCTTAGCAGAACTAATACTACTATTGCGCATCCGTCTAAAAAATGTGAAGTTGAACATGGTCAAACCTCGTACTTGAGTGGTCAACAGACTCAGATTGAGGAAAATCATGAGAAAGACGATTCTTTAGAGACTTCCACTAATCTACAACCATTGGTGGCTAAG TTAATACAAGAATTTGAAGTGATGAAAGGATATGAAATGAAGCAGAATGTGAAAATCAGTAGGCTAGAGCAAGAATTG GATACATCAAAACAGGAAATTCAGCAGCTTAGAAGCCGAGTTGGTTTTTTGGAATCGGTATCAAGCTCGATTGCAGACCTTGTCAAACTTGTCGATAGCTAG